CAGTCCCCAGTTCACACAGGACAATTAAAAAATGGCCGAGATAAAAATTAATGAAGTTGATCGGGAGAGTTCAAGCGATAAAGTTGAAAAAATTTTGCAAGGGGCGATGCAAGAGTTTTTGGCACATGGCTACGCTGGCACAAGCATGGATAGGGTAGCGGTTGCAGCAGGTGTTTCTAAAGCGACAGTTTACAGCCACTTTCAAGATAAAGAAGGACTTTTTAAAGTCCTCATAGAGCAACTGGCACGAAAGCGATTTGAGATAGTTTTTGGCACACAACCCCTGGAGGGAGAACCCCATATTGTACTGCGGGAGTTGTTAGCAAAAGCATTGGCACAAATGCTCAATGACAAAGAATTTCAAGCATTTCAGCGAGTATTGATTGGGGAATCTGCTCGTTTTCCTGAATTATCTCAACTTTTCCTGAGCTACCTCGCTAAACCAGGGAGAGACATTA
This region of Nostoc sp. UHCC 0302 genomic DNA includes:
- a CDS encoding TetR/AcrR family transcriptional regulator; translated protein: MAEIKINEVDRESSSDKVEKILQGAMQEFLAHGYAGTSMDRVAVAAGVSKATVYSHFQDKEGLFKVLIEQLARKRFEIVFGTQPLEGEPHIVLRELLAKALAQMLNDKEFQAFQRVLIGESARFPELSQLFLSYLAKPGRDIISQYLASHPELNIPDPEAIVWILMGSIVHLVIAQEIMHGKDIMPMESDRVIDALTHLIVNCAK